The nucleotide sequence CACCGGTGTAGGACGGGTGACAGTCTCAGCTCCTCTATCACACCACCTACTTGGAGCAAGTATTTTCTTAAGTAAGCCGCCGACTAAATGTTGCCGCTGCAGAGCCGAGGCCAAGCTGCTAGATTGCGCCGCTGGGACGGCACTGCTGGTGGCTAACGGTAACAGCAAGCTGTTCTGCTGTTAGAGGCCTTGTTTGCTGTGTGATGTATGGGGAAGGGGCCTCTGCTGCAGAAGCCTCGCCCCAGAGGACCCATGCTGAAACAGATTGCAAAAAATGAGCCACGCGTTGcagcgcacacaaacacacacaaatgcacgcGCTCCTGAGTGATGAAAAATACTGAAACCATTAATGGGATTTGGTGTGAGCAAAACCAAATAACCGGTTTATGTGGTTTCATTTTTGGATTCATTGTTCTCGGTGTGCCTGCTCGACAGTGGTTCTTGGATGCGGCTCAACCGTAAATTGACTGCGAGGGGGCTGTCTTTTTTCCACAGGCTGAGGTGTGCTCAGGGACAGTAGCCGAGGTCATCCAGTCCGTGGTGAACGGCGCAGACGGCTGCATCTTCTGCTTCGGCCAAGTCAAGCTCGGTAAGCTCCTCCACTGGCGAGAGATTAGACGGGAGCCTTTGTTAGCTAAAGAAAACTCTCGATGCTCTTTGTTAGCCACACTTGATGTCCACAATTGGCTTAGCGGTGCACTGGGGTGAGTCAAGGAATGGGTAGTGAGTCTGGGGCGGGTGGGGGTGTGGGGGTAAAATGCTGCATCCAGGCTTCAGGGCTCAGTCTGTAATTAAAATCTTAGTAATTGGCCTGCCCAGTGCTCTTAGGCTGAAGGGCTCGCTCTCCTCGTGCTGCTATTTCCACTACCTATAATTCTCAGCAGAATTACTGCTTCTGGAATGGGTTCTTGGAttagcacttttttttatttggcatgTAGTGGATACCACCTCCACAGCCCCACATCAAccattattaatttttttcatcagcaTCTGTTAAACACAATAACCCTCAGAAAATATCCAGTGTCAGGGTCTATTCCTTTGTCAACTTCCTGCCCATTCCAGACAGCTTAATGAAAGAAGTAATTTTAGTTTGAACATATAGTGAGTGCAGCTGGTTTCCAGACACAAGGCAATATTTCCATTTCcaatcccccctctctctttcacacatcCCCAGGCAAGACATACACCATGATTGGCAAAGACAGCACCACTCAGAGCCTAGGCATCGTGCCCTGTGCCATTTCCTGGCTCTTCAAGCTCATCAATGAGCGCAAGGAGAAGACGGGCACGCGCTTCTCCGTCCGAGTATCTGCAGTGGAAATCTTCGGGAAGGACGAGGAGCTGAAGGACCTTCTGTCCGAGGTGTCAACAGGCAGCCTGCAGGACGGCCAGTCCCCGGGCATCCACCTGAGGGAGGATCCTATCTGTGGCACTCAGGTGAGAAGCGCTCCATCTCACCTTGTCTTTGTTCGCTGATCCTTTTTCATTCTCTCTGCGGGTTATGGAGTATTAGTCTGTCTGAGTATTGATTTCTTTCTCGCTAtgatcttcctcttcctctcccaaagatgtttgacttctttctttttgagtgcctgtgtgtgtgtgtgtgtgtgtgtgtgtgcgcgtattttatttcatctccCAGGAATTCCTCGTCAGCCTCGCTCTATCTCACCCGCTTCTGAAATCCTCGCTTTATATTACCACCAAACCCATCTGTGGTATTGATGGCTTTCTTCTTACCTTTGTATTGACTCCCTTGTCAGCATCCATCAGCATCTATTACCTGTGTGTTAGCGCTGCCCCTTTCCACCACAATGGAAGTGCTGTTGGGGGGATGGTGGGAGACTGTAGGTTTGAAGGCACTCACAGGTGTTGCtgtcagatgttgttttttgggGATCTGTATGGACTCTGACTTCAAAGGCTGAGCACGTCTGTGAAGCTccttcctgctcttcctctcagCCACCACACGTGGGCTCTCTTCATgatgccccccccccacccagccttctctctcttctaccttcccccctttcccctcctctctttctgtatcaccaccatcatcacatGCACTGTGAGGGAAGTGCCCCTGCCTCCTGCTCCACCATTACCTCTCCTaatcctcctccctctgtgtgcATATCTGCTGTTTTAATTGCCCCCGAGACCCAATCTAATGGGCAAGAAATGCGTGCCGGGGTCCAATTAACTGGCTCCCCAATCTCTTCTCTATCCTCTCTTCCCCGGTATCCTTTTCACATCTGTCCTCTTTCTCAAGCCCTATGTGGTCTCCTTTGCTCACCCTAACCcagctctctgtctcctcctccccccctgcAGCTCCAGAATCAGAGCGAGCTACGTGCCCCGACGGCGGATAAAGCCGCCTTCTTCCTGGATGCCGCCATCGCCGCACGCAGCACCAGCAGGCCCAGTGCAGATGAGGAGGATCGACGCAACTCCCACATGTTGTTCACGCTGCACATTTACCAGTACCGCATGGAGAAGAGCGGCAAGGGAGGAAGTCAGTACCATCAGATTACCTTATCTGCACTTTGCTACCTCACATTTGTGCAATAAGCTAATGACTGCTAAtggtcattttctttcaatttcACACTTGTACACATCATCTAGCATGTGTGAAACATAAGCACAACATTTCCCCTCCTGATTATAGCCATCGAAAGGTGACCCCTGTTTCACACTGAATAATCAAAAGGTGGATTTGTTGCGAGCTAGATGGCTAAACTGTATGAATAGAACATCAGAAAAGGCTCTTACAGGCAATGTTTATGGATGAGTTGGTTGTAGCCTCTGTAAGGCAGAAATCTGTTAGTATGCATGTTACACTTTGGCCAAGAGCGAATGATTTGAAGCCTCTCTGACAGGAgtttaatgttttgttgctgtttgtgcaATTACATCACCCACATAACAACGTGAAGCCCTGTGATTTTTATAATGATAGCCTATTCCCACTTGATGTATTTTAAATCATCAGAAGGGGACCGCGTACGTGTTccactttcatttttgtatgTGTCTAACCAGCGAAGCCTCCTAGTTACCATGAGTTACACATCTGTTGGGGGTTCACTGGTCTGGCTGCAGTTTGAATCACTTCAGTGTGGGAATCTTACTCATAAATAAATCAGACAGCTCCGACAGTCAACCGTCTGGTCTTGGCTGAACTTTGGGCCCCTCCTGTCATCACGGCACTGTGCGTGAGGAAGTGACTTCAGAGAGGGAGTGTCTGTTCTGAGCTCACCTGGTTCTGCTTCTGTCCTTGGCACAGTGTCAGGCGGACGGAGCAGGCTGCACCTCATCGACCTGGGGAGCTGTGAGAAGGTCCTGAGTAAGAGCAGAGACGGAGGGGGAGGCTTGTGTCTTTCTCTTAATGCACTGGGAAATGTCATCATGGCTTTGGCAAATGGAGCAAAACATGTACCTTACAGGTAAGAAACACCTTCATTAGTTTTGATTTGACTGTGTTTTGGCTTCCGTTAAGTTGCATCTATAAGTAATTGTTTCACGCAAGTTCCTGCATGTGTTGTCAGTCTTTCAGGTTTGCTGTGTGcctatttagtttgttgagttAGCCTCATATAAAAGCTTTCACTGATGTTGCTCAAAATTACATTATAGTTACTCAGGTAATGACTGAGTAATGAGACTAATAACTCGGGATTTGGGGGTGTTTTTCAGTTCAGAGAATCCAAAATGGCACCCCCTGCAATCATGTCAGCTATTGCTATATCGAAACATCACTGCACTGTTTACTAATAATGTAAATTCACCCTGTAGGGACAGCAAACTGACCATGTTGTTGAGGGAGTCCCTTGGCAACATCAACTGCAGAACCACCATGATCGCCCATATCTCCGATTCCCCCGCCAACTACGCTGACTCACTCACGACGATCCAGCTGGCATCCCGCATCCACCGCATGAGGAAGAAGAAATCTAAGGTGCAGTGATAAATCTGCTGAAACATATGCAGTGATAAACTCATAAACAAGTGATGTAGGATAATCCAGTACCACCAGTAGttttaaatgtaacaatatGCATTTAGCAGCTTGAATAATTATGCTTCTGAATAATGATTCTTGCGTGAACTGTGCTGCATTTATTCTCCATTGTTTAGAAATGATAAATGCAGGGTAAATGttattaaacatcattttatgTGTTCCTATCATAGCAATTACATTTCTAACGTGCATGTGAAACTTGGAGTTCATTCGTTGTATTTCAAGCCGTGATTTTAGTCCCTACATTTGTCTTGCTGCTGTAATTTTGGAGCTATTAGCAAAATTAATGTGTGAATGCGTCTCCAAATGGAAGATTATTAGTGCAGTAACTCACAACtagtttttctcctctctttaaCACCTAATCATGTAATCAATACCACTGCCCGAGGAAGAGTGTAATGCTCCCCGGATTAGGGAAATATATGCTCCAGATAATTAGGTGGTATGACAGcatgtatttattcactgtTGGTTCCAGGCATGATTACAATGCAGTCCACATACAGCAATTTGTATTATTGACATTAATTTCAGTGTGTCTATTGACGTGCACTTTTAACCTTTAGAGAAATATCGACTGGTAGTTTCACAGGAATTAATATTTGCCCCACGATTGATTTCCCCATGAAATTGTTAAGAAATTAATCTTAGGAGGAAATGGATGTGTACTGTACAATGACAAGATTGGTACATTAATGTTTTCAGAAGATACAATTGCATTTATGACATCATTTTCAAAACCCAAAGAATAACTTTGCTTCTGGTTTAACTCTGTTTTGCAGTATGCATCCAGTTCATCTGGAGGGGAAAGTTCCTGTGAGGAGGGGAGGACCCGCCGGCCGCCCCACCTCAGGCCCTTCCACCCTCGGACGGTAGCCCTGGACCCAGACCTGCCTGCAGTGCTCAGTGACCCAGACTACTCCTCCAGCAGTGAACAGTCTTGTGATACTGTCATTTATGTGGGCCCTGGGGGGACTGCGATCTCGGACAGAGAGCTCAGTGATAATGAAGGCCCGCCTGCCTTTGTTCCAATCATCCCCTCCCTCAACAGGAAGAAGCCTGCAAGAGAGGGCCCACTGGACAGAGACCAGTTCtttaaatgcaacacatttgCTGAGCTGCAGGAGAGGCTTGAGTGTATTGATGGCAGTGAAGAACCCACTGCCTTTGATGGAGAGGGAAAGCGAAATCCTGCTAGCCCTAAGACTGAGATATCCAAGGAGAGCCAAGGCTCTGTTTCACCAAAGACTGTAGCAAATACTTCTTACACCCAAGAGGGTATGTCACCCAAACAATCTCCTAAATCGGTTGCCACACAACCATCTGGCAGTCCCACCACTAAATCTAAAGTGGACAGTGCCAAGATGCAATGCATACCTGCACCAATATCAGAAAGTGTTCAAAATGTATGCAGGACCAGCGCTGATGGTGAGAAAGCCTTGGTTTCTGAGAGCAGAGTTAGCACCAACAAACCTAATTCTGAGCCTGTGGTGAGGGAGAAGGTCTACTTCAACAAGAAAGCTTTGCCGAAACCAGCCCCACCTCCTTCTCAACAGAGAGACTCCTGCAAGGAAAACACAGACCACGAGGAAAGGTCCAGCACCAGAATGCCTCCTGTAGGGATGAGCCACCAAGCGATGAAAAAGAGGGATCCTTACAATTCCCCTGTACTCAGAGCGCCAGTGGAGGTGTGCCAGGTGCGCTCTACCTTGAGAGAAAGATGTCTGGATCGGGACATCCTGAGAGCCACTGTCACCTTGCAGCAGCCTGTGGAGCTGAATGGGGAGGATGAGCTGGTGTTCACTGTGGTGGAGGAGCTGTCTATAGGCAGCCTTGTTGACAAGGGTCGGCCATCCAGCATTATCAGCTTTAACAGTGACTGCTCCCTTCAGGCGCTGGCCTCTGGTTCGCGACCTGTCAGCATCATCAGCAGCATTAATGATGAGTTTGATGCCTACACGTCAGCCGTGGGAGGATCAGAGGTGAACGTTGCGGTAGTAACACCTCTCCAGGAGGGAGCAATGGAGTGTATAGACAGCAGGGGTTCATCTATCAGCTCTTGGCTGAGTGAGGTCAGTGTCTGCACTTTGGAGAGTGAAGGGGCTCATTCTACAGACGTCTTCCTCCCTCAGGCCAAACATATGGGACCAGAAGCCACCTTTTACTTCGATTCCCTGGATATGTTCCACTGTGTGTCTTCTCCAAGAGATGCCAAGAACTCCTTAAATGACAGCGGATTTAGTTTTTCTGAACTAGACAGTGACAGTGCCGCCTCAAGCAAAATATCTTTGACAAAGTGCCCCCCGTCTCCAGAATCAGCCAAAGGCTCCCTCAGATTCACATCCAAAATAACTAAAGCTCACTCACTTAGCTCCTCCCAACTTCCACATGGCCCCTCCATAGTCCACTCCAGTCTTCCCAGGAAGATCAAACCTACCTCATCCATCTCACATagtagcagcagtagcagcagcagcagtagagaGCCACCAAGGCAAGAGGCGAGGCAGGATGATCCTTGGCAGCGCAACGACAACCACTCAGAACCTCAGTTTTCTGactccagcagcaccagcaaATTTCTCAGACACCCCCCCACTGGTATCCCCTCTGGCAAAACatccaacaacagcaacagtgtACCTCGCCCTCCTAAGGCGCAGGGGTCTACCTCATCCCAGAGGGTGGTTGATGGCTGTGAGAAGTCAGCCATTAAGAATCCACCCAGCAAAATGCCTCAGCTGAGACGAGGTGCCACCACCCTTGGAACAGTGCCGGTCATCCATTCCACCACAGACTACAAGGCAGCCCAAGATATTATTGCATCTACCACGAACCTTAAATTCTCCTCTTTGGGTAAAAACAACAAGGCTAACTCACAGAAAGCGAGCAATCTCCCCAGACCTGGCTGCacctctcctccaccacctccagtGAGAAAGTCCAGTCTTGACCATAAGACTAAAACCCTGCAGCCCCAAAGTGCCTTAAAGTCAGCATATGGGGAGGCAGGAAGGGCCTCTGGAGCAAGGGCAGCTGTATCAGAGGATGAGCTTGAGGTACGTCACAGAGGAGACTCTTTCGGTTTCAAAACCTCCAGCCTCAACACAGCCAAAGTTACCTCCAGCCTGAAGGCCAGAGGGGCCAGAGGCGAGGCTGGGCAGCATTACGGCAGTCAAATGTCCTTGGAAAGGTGTGAAAGCCTGTCCTTATCTGGTTCCAGAGCTACGCTCAGTAGAGAGAACAGTGGAGCAAGTCTGGGGAGCAGCAGTGGAAAATCCAGTAAATCCATTCCAAGATTTGGTATTCCTAATTCATCCAGCTCTCCTATAGCTACCTGCCCATCATCCCCAAGTGGAGGAACTCTTAACAAACCTGGTCAGGTAAAAGCTTCTGTGAATCCCAGAGCATTAGGGGCAGTCAATGCTAGTAAGGCACGGTCACTGTCGGCCAACAGCTCCAAGGGCCTGAGCTCCTCCACCAAATCTTTGGCTGCTCCCGTTACCAGGAATACCAATGCCAACCTCCCTCCATCAGGACGGACGCCAGCTCCTCGAACCACCGCTGCTGTCAGCAGTAAGCCTCCACGAACAATTATGGGCACAAAGCAGGCCATGAGGGCTGCAAACAGCCGTGTAAGTGAACTGGCAACAGGCAACATATCGGGCAAACACATGAGAGGTTCAGGAGATTCAGACAGTGGGAATGACAGCGGGGTAAATGTGAGTGATGACAAATCCCCCATGGCCATGCTGCCCTCTCCATACAGCAAAATTACAGCACCCAGACGGCCTCAACGCTACAGCAGTGGCCACGGCAGTGACAACAGTAGTGTGTTGAGCGGGGAGCTGCCTCCAGCTATGGGACGCACGGCTCTGTTCTACCACAGTGGTGGCAGCAGCGGATATGAGAGCATGATCCGTGACAGCGAGGCCACAGGCAGTGCTTCCTCTGCCCACGACTCCATGAGCGAGAGCGGCATGTCATCCTCGGGCAGAACAAGAAGCTCCAAGTATCCCAAAAAGAGAGCAAATGGTGAGAAACTACTTTGGGTGTTTGGGTTTTTACAAAAGTTCCAATGTGGGTGGAGGTGATATTCACAAATATCATgaagaaagaagtgcttgtgaGATGGAATAGCATCCAGATATGAATGTCCTCTCCAAGGAAATTAGCTACATAGCCTCTTACTTTATGAATCCATTCTTATTACATCCACAAATTGGTATTTCATTGGATTTTCGCTCCTCTTGAATCAGCAGCATACATTATTCATAGATACTGTATATgggaaaataataatgaatgtcCCAGACAAGACGACTTCGAACAGTGCAATCAAATAAGATGAATTGAACATGAGCAGCAGTGACCTGGTTCAGGTTTTTTGCAGCTTTATATATGCAACCATTTGAATACGTGTGCATTTAAACAGCacactgagtttattcaggttGCGTATTTACAAAATAGTGACTCATGCAACACTTATAAATATGCAATCAGCACACCTCTGCCAACCTGTGTAAAGCCTTGCATCCCTTTACATCTCAGAATGAGACTCATACATATTTACTCGTAGATTCCAGCAGATACCACCATTGTATGTCACAAATGTAACTAGTGCCTGGGTTTTGTAGGCTTCCAGAGAAGACGGCTTATCCCAGCTCCCCTGCCAGACACTTCTTCCCTGGGGAAGAAGGCGAGCACAGCAGGCCAGTGGGTGGACTTGCCTCCAATGTCAGGACCGTTGAAGGAGCCTTTTGAGATCAAGGTGTACGAGATCGACGATGTGGAA is from Sparus aurata chromosome 16, fSpaAur1.1, whole genome shotgun sequence and encodes:
- the kif26ab gene encoding kinesin-like protein KIF26A isoform X3, encoding MLGLMLHSDRSRRSAGENIGFTTMGVKAAQKLNLSSKRKKHQPSLLHPQEPSIYPTNFSGILQVSPPPAPPCLLRAVSKVKENPGMGKVKVMMRICPSLEAADSSESQSFLKVDSRKKQLTLYDPASSPHSGSGHRRSATVAVPKIFAFDAVFTQDASQAEVCSGTVAEVIQSVVNGADGCIFCFGQVKLGKTYTMIGKDSTTQSLGIVPCAISWLFKLINERKEKTGTRFSVRVSAVEIFGKDEELKDLLSEVSTGSLQDGQSPGIHLREDPICGTQLQNQSELRAPTADKAAFFLDAAIAARSTSRPSADEEDRRNSHMLFTLHIYQYRMEKSGKGGMSGGRSRLHLIDLGSCEKVLSKSRDGGGGLCLSLNALGNVIMALANGAKHVPYRDSKLTMLLRESLGNINCRTTMIAHISDSPANYADSLTTIQLASRIHRMRKKKSKYASSSSGGESSCEEGRTRRPPHLRPFHPRTVALDPDLPAVLSDPDYSSSSEQSCDTVIYVGPGGTAISDRELSDNEGPPAFVPIIPSLNRKKPAREGPLDRDQFFKCNTFAELQERLECIDGSEEPTAFDGEGKRNPASPKTEISKESQGSVSPKTVANTSYTQEGMSPKQSPKSVATQPSGSPTTKSKVDSAKMQCIPAPISESVQNVCRTSADGEKALVSESRVSTNKPNSEPVVREKVYFNKKALPKPAPPPSQQRDSCKENTDHEERSSTRMPPVGMSHQAMKKRDPYNSPVLRAPVEVCQVRSTLRERCLDRDILRATVTLQQPVELNGEDELVFTVVEELSIGSLVDKGRPSSIISFNSDCSLQALASGSRPVSIISSINDEFDAYTSAVGGSEVNVAVVTPLQEGAMECIDSRGSSISSWLSEVSVCTLESEGAHSTDVFLPQAKHMGPEATFYFDSLDMFHCVSSPRDAKNSLNDSGFSFSELDSDSAASSKISLTKCPPSPESAKGSLRFTSKITKAHSLSSSQLPHGPSIVHSSLPRKIKPTSSISHSSSSSSSSSREPPRQEARQDDPWQRNDNHSEPQFSDSSSTSKFLRHPPTGIPSGKTSNNSNSVPRPPKAQGSTSSQRVVDGCEKSAIKNPPSKMPQLRRGATTLGTVPVIHSTTDYKAAQDIIASTTNLKFSSLGKNNKANSQKASNLPRPGCTSPPPPPVRKSSLDHKTKTLQPQSALKSAYGEAGRASGARAAVSEDELEVRHRGDSFGFKTSSLNTAKVTSSLKARGARGEAGQHYGSQMSLERCESLSLSGSRATLSRENSGASLGSSSGKSSKSIPRFGIPNSSSSPIATCPSSPSGGTLNKPGQVKASVNPRALGAVNASKARSLSANSSKGLSSSTKSLAAPVTRNTNANLPPSGRTPAPRTTAAVSSKPPRTIMGTKQAMRAANSRVSELATGNISGKHMRGSGDSDSGNDSGVNVSDDKSPMAMLPSPYSKITAPRRPQRYSSGHGSDNSSVLSGELPPAMGRTALFYHSGGSSGYESMIRDSEATGSASSAHDSMSESGMSSSGRTRSSKYPKKRANGFQRRRLIPAPLPDTSSLGKKASTAGQWVDLPPMSGPLKEPFEIKVYEIDDVERLQRRRLEESAEQPFQDVDKGLQYFNSKLKMLERRQQQVNELRAKHEVLLEELEDTKVRLMMEPSKWIGEFDVDPNLDKESPEYLEALAQATEELEFCVNLCKSRVMMVTCFDISMPTPGAPEGRREVEV
- the kif26ab gene encoding kinesin-like protein KIF26A isoform X1, producing the protein MALPNSPGSPGAGKPNPGVIDLGTIFVDSDIIFGFTSHLLKRKTRVEGCPSGESPVTPRKRLHSAEDARCSSRPPPEGAGSVSISESEEKGGFCQQCQKKVNELKKQALALADQNSLKDPGYASFLFEQLQTPGSNEAGISCCQVCATSLHQLRREALQTLHAPILTISSDMAALPAPSLLPQPARFTVSSGVHAKQLSRGQPAAHSVLPLGERHRVPGWSQSPSVSSGPKTSVQVTVAGGQLSGSLSTVTIQAQQYLEGMWSISRVNNFLPQPRPAQGLMGEADRDVTASEARVTTMTTGSTSSSTLTPCRLRSSSQPGLPAPVANTSTSSSAAASFFIRAAQKLNLSSKRKKHQPSLLHPQEPSIYPTNFSGILQVSPPPAPPCLLRAVSKVKENPGMGKVKVMMRICPSLEAADSSESQSFLKVDSRKKQLTLYDPASSPHSGSGHRRSATVAVPKIFAFDAVFTQDASQAEVCSGTVAEVIQSVVNGADGCIFCFGQVKLGKTYTMIGKDSTTQSLGIVPCAISWLFKLINERKEKTGTRFSVRVSAVEIFGKDEELKDLLSEVSTGSLQDGQSPGIHLREDPICGTQLQNQSELRAPTADKAAFFLDAAIAARSTSRPSADEEDRRNSHMLFTLHIYQYRMEKSGKGGMSGGRSRLHLIDLGSCEKVLSKSRDGGGGLCLSLNALGNVIMALANGAKHVPYRDSKLTMLLRESLGNINCRTTMIAHISDSPANYADSLTTIQLASRIHRMRKKKSKYASSSSGGESSCEEGRTRRPPHLRPFHPRTVALDPDLPAVLSDPDYSSSSEQSCDTVIYVGPGGTAISDRELSDNEGPPAFVPIIPSLNRKKPAREGPLDRDQFFKCNTFAELQERLECIDGSEEPTAFDGEGKRNPASPKTEISKESQGSVSPKTVANTSYTQEGMSPKQSPKSVATQPSGSPTTKSKVDSAKMQCIPAPISESVQNVCRTSADGEKALVSESRVSTNKPNSEPVVREKVYFNKKALPKPAPPPSQQRDSCKENTDHEERSSTRMPPVGMSHQAMKKRDPYNSPVLRAPVEVCQVRSTLRERCLDRDILRATVTLQQPVELNGEDELVFTVVEELSIGSLVDKGRPSSIISFNSDCSLQALASGSRPVSIISSINDEFDAYTSAVGGSEVNVAVVTPLQEGAMECIDSRGSSISSWLSEVSVCTLESEGAHSTDVFLPQAKHMGPEATFYFDSLDMFHCVSSPRDAKNSLNDSGFSFSELDSDSAASSKISLTKCPPSPESAKGSLRFTSKITKAHSLSSSQLPHGPSIVHSSLPRKIKPTSSISHSSSSSSSSSREPPRQEARQDDPWQRNDNHSEPQFSDSSSTSKFLRHPPTGIPSGKTSNNSNSVPRPPKAQGSTSSQRVVDGCEKSAIKNPPSKMPQLRRGATTLGTVPVIHSTTDYKAAQDIIASTTNLKFSSLGKNNKANSQKASNLPRPGCTSPPPPPVRKSSLDHKTKTLQPQSALKSAYGEAGRASGARAAVSEDELEVRHRGDSFGFKTSSLNTAKVTSSLKARGARGEAGQHYGSQMSLERCESLSLSGSRATLSRENSGASLGSSSGKSSKSIPRFGIPNSSSSPIATCPSSPSGGTLNKPGQVKASVNPRALGAVNASKARSLSANSSKGLSSSTKSLAAPVTRNTNANLPPSGRTPAPRTTAAVSSKPPRTIMGTKQAMRAANSRVSELATGNISGKHMRGSGDSDSGNDSGVNVSDDKSPMAMLPSPYSKITAPRRPQRYSSGHGSDNSSVLSGELPPAMGRTALFYHSGGSSGYESMIRDSEATGSASSAHDSMSESGMSSSGRTRSSKYPKKRANGFQRRRLIPAPLPDTSSLGKKASTAGQWVDLPPMSGPLKEPFEIKVYEIDDVERLQRRRLEESAEQPFQDVDKGLQYFNSKLKMLERRQQQVNELRAKHEVLLEELEDTKVRLMMEPSKWIGEFDVDPNLDKESPEYLEALAQATEELEFCVNLCKSRVMMVTCFDISMPTPGAPEGRREVEV
- the kif26ab gene encoding kinesin-like protein KIF26A isoform X2; protein product: MSSFGCSAAPDGGDRNDRMFTVEGCPSGESPVTPRKRLHSAEDARCSSRPPPEGAGSVSISESEEKGGFCQQCQKKVNELKKQALALADQNSLKDPGYASFLFEQLQTPGSNEAGISCCQVCATSLHQLRREALQTLHAPILTISSDMAALPAPSLLPQPARFTVSSGVHAKQLSRGQPAAHSVLPLGERHRVPGWSQSPSVSSGPKTSVQVTVAGGQLSGSLSTVTIQAQQYLEGMWSISRVNNFLPQPRPAQGLMGEADRDVTASEARVTTMTTGSTSSSTLTPCRLRSSSQPGLPAPVANTSTSSSAAASFFIRAAQKLNLSSKRKKHQPSLLHPQEPSIYPTNFSGILQVSPPPAPPCLLRAVSKVKENPGMGKVKVMMRICPSLEAADSSESQSFLKVDSRKKQLTLYDPASSPHSGSGHRRSATVAVPKIFAFDAVFTQDASQAEVCSGTVAEVIQSVVNGADGCIFCFGQVKLGKTYTMIGKDSTTQSLGIVPCAISWLFKLINERKEKTGTRFSVRVSAVEIFGKDEELKDLLSEVSTGSLQDGQSPGIHLREDPICGTQLQNQSELRAPTADKAAFFLDAAIAARSTSRPSADEEDRRNSHMLFTLHIYQYRMEKSGKGGMSGGRSRLHLIDLGSCEKVLSKSRDGGGGLCLSLNALGNVIMALANGAKHVPYRDSKLTMLLRESLGNINCRTTMIAHISDSPANYADSLTTIQLASRIHRMRKKKSKYASSSSGGESSCEEGRTRRPPHLRPFHPRTVALDPDLPAVLSDPDYSSSSEQSCDTVIYVGPGGTAISDRELSDNEGPPAFVPIIPSLNRKKPAREGPLDRDQFFKCNTFAELQERLECIDGSEEPTAFDGEGKRNPASPKTEISKESQGSVSPKTVANTSYTQEGMSPKQSPKSVATQPSGSPTTKSKVDSAKMQCIPAPISESVQNVCRTSADGEKALVSESRVSTNKPNSEPVVREKVYFNKKALPKPAPPPSQQRDSCKENTDHEERSSTRMPPVGMSHQAMKKRDPYNSPVLRAPVEVCQVRSTLRERCLDRDILRATVTLQQPVELNGEDELVFTVVEELSIGSLVDKGRPSSIISFNSDCSLQALASGSRPVSIISSINDEFDAYTSAVGGSEVNVAVVTPLQEGAMECIDSRGSSISSWLSEVSVCTLESEGAHSTDVFLPQAKHMGPEATFYFDSLDMFHCVSSPRDAKNSLNDSGFSFSELDSDSAASSKISLTKCPPSPESAKGSLRFTSKITKAHSLSSSQLPHGPSIVHSSLPRKIKPTSSISHSSSSSSSSSREPPRQEARQDDPWQRNDNHSEPQFSDSSSTSKFLRHPPTGIPSGKTSNNSNSVPRPPKAQGSTSSQRVVDGCEKSAIKNPPSKMPQLRRGATTLGTVPVIHSTTDYKAAQDIIASTTNLKFSSLGKNNKANSQKASNLPRPGCTSPPPPPVRKSSLDHKTKTLQPQSALKSAYGEAGRASGARAAVSEDELEVRHRGDSFGFKTSSLNTAKVTSSLKARGARGEAGQHYGSQMSLERCESLSLSGSRATLSRENSGASLGSSSGKSSKSIPRFGIPNSSSSPIATCPSSPSGGTLNKPGQVKASVNPRALGAVNASKARSLSANSSKGLSSSTKSLAAPVTRNTNANLPPSGRTPAPRTTAAVSSKPPRTIMGTKQAMRAANSRVSELATGNISGKHMRGSGDSDSGNDSGVNVSDDKSPMAMLPSPYSKITAPRRPQRYSSGHGSDNSSVLSGELPPAMGRTALFYHSGGSSGYESMIRDSEATGSASSAHDSMSESGMSSSGRTRSSKYPKKRANGFQRRRLIPAPLPDTSSLGKKASTAGQWVDLPPMSGPLKEPFEIKVYEIDDVERLQRRRLEESAEQPFQDVDKGLQYFNSKLKMLERRQQQVNELRAKHEVLLEELEDTKVRLMMEPSKWIGEFDVDPNLDKESPEYLEALAQATEELEFCVNLCKSRVMMVTCFDISMPTPGAPEGRREVEV